The Gemmatimonadaceae bacterium genome contains the following window.
CACCGCCGGGAATTGACGAATGTATGCGTTGTACTGGTTCACGGCCTGGTTGTAGTCGTTGCGCGATACAGCGATCCGATTCTCGGTGCCGGTGAGCTCATCCTGCAGGCGAATGAAGCTCTGATCGGCCTTGAGGTTCGGATACGCCTCCACGGTCACCATCAGTCGACCGAGCGCCCCGGTGAGCTGCGCGTCCGCGTTCGCCATGGCGGTCGGATCCTTCGACTGGATCGCGTTCACGAGTCCGGCGCGCGCTTCCGTCACTTCCTTGAGCGTCTGCTCCTCGTGCGTCGCGTATCCCTTGACCGTGTTCACGAGATTCGGGATCAGATCGGCGCGGCGCTGCAGCTGTACCTCGATCTGTCCCTGTGCCGAGTTGGCCTGCTCGTCGAGCCGCTGAATCGTGTTGTACCCGCACGACGCGAGGAGAGGCAGCAGCAGAAGGGCGAGCCAGCGTTTCATTGTCGTGCTCCGGGAGACGAACTGTGGGTGGAAATGACTACACTCACACTACGCAACACGGCCCAGCCGGGTGACAGACTCACCCAACTGGCTGAAAATGGTCGAGATACGCCACCAGCCGCTCGACTCCTCGCAGATAGCCGGCCAGAACCTCACCGGCCTCGGCAGCCCTCAGCGCCGGGTCGCTGCGAATGTGCCGGACGACCCGCGCGAACGGCGCCGCGTCGAATCCAGCGCGCTGACCAACGGCTTCGACCAGCTCGATGTTGTCCTTGGGCGGATGCGCTTTGTGGAGGCGCAAAAAAGCGCGGAAAACGATGAGGACTTGGCTCAGGCTCGTCGCCAAGAGCTCGAGCTCGCGTTCGGGATCGTTTCCGGCGCCGAGCAGGCCCTGTCGCAGCCGGATCAGCTTTCCCATCGCCTCCTGCTCGAGCTGAAGCCTCAGGTCTTTCGGATCGACACGAATGCCGTCGAACGGAGGCTCACCGTGGAGCACGCGGTGACGTTCGAGGATGTCCGCGTATTCCATCGGGAAGATGTCGGCGGACCCGAGCCACTCGTCGTGCGTGAGCGTGAGCGGCGCGTGGTTGCCCGCGTCGACCCATGCGCGCGACGCCGCCGACGCGGCGCGCAGCCGCGACGCGTCGAGCGAATCCACGATGACGAGAACGTTGTGATCCTGCTTCTTGGCTTGCGCTTCACCGCCCGCAGCCGAGCCATACAACACGATCGAGCGGAGCGCCGTCCCGTACGCCGCGCGCAACTGTTTCACGAGTTCGTCGAGTGTCATTCGCGCCATAGGTCACCAAGATCCGCTGGAGCCACCACCGCCGAAACCGCCTCCGCCACCGAACCCGCCGAAACCGCCTCCACCGCCCCCACCGAATCCGCCGCCGCTCCAGCCGCCGCCGCCCCCCCCGCCACCCCAGCCACCGCGCATTCCGGTCGCCATGAAGATCGGAAGACAGCCGCAGCCGCGGCGGCCGCCGCCAATCGCCGACAGGATGACGAAGAGAAGTACGAACCAAATGATTGGCGGAATGCCGCCGGAGCTCTGGCGGGGCTGCGATCGCTGGACGCGTAGCTGCGGCTGGACGCTCGGATTGATCTGAAAATTGAATTCGTTCGCGAAGTGCGCGGCGATGCTGTCGACCATCAACAGGATGCCGGAGCCGTAATCATGATTCCTGAAATAGGGAATCGCGAGGTCGCGGAACTCGCCGGTCGTCGCGTCGGTGAGGAAGCCTTCGGCGCCGAATCCGATTTCGGTTCGAACGTGCCCGCTGCCATCGGCGCTCGTCTCTTTCGGGACGACCAGCAGGATGACGCCCGTGTTGCGTGCTGGATCGCCGGGATTGCCCTTGCGCCCAACCGCCCATTGACGGCCGATCTGAAGACCGACCT
Protein-coding sequences here:
- a CDS encoding LemA family protein — encoded protein: MKRWLALLLLPLLASCGYNTIQRLDEQANSAQGQIEVQLQRRADLIPNLVNTVKGYATHEEQTLKEVTEARAGLVNAIQSKDPTAMANADAQLTGALGRLMVTVEAYPNLKADQSFIRLQDELTGTENRIAVSRNDYNQAVNQYNAYIRQFPAVLTAKVTGAKERKYFTANANAQQGPPTVDFSKPAATPPAKP
- a CDS encoding TPM domain-containing protein, which translates into the protein MHIRALALFVFASLTAVDGGRSAQAQALQLPAPVGYVNDFAHVIPPDKSAAISAIIEDVKAKSGGEIVVVTLPDLKGRPVEEVGLQIGRQWAVGRKGNPGDPARNTGVILLVVPKETSADGSGHVRTEIGFGAEGFLTDATTGEFRDLAIPYFRNHDYGSGILLMVDSIAAHFANEFNFQINPSVQPQLRVQRSQPRQSSGGIPPIIWFVLLFVILSAIGGGRRGCGCLPIFMATGMRGGWGGGGGGGGWSGGGFGGGGGGGFGGFGGGGGFGGGGSSGSW